From Ascaphus truei isolate aAscTru1 chromosome 20, aAscTru1.hap1, whole genome shotgun sequence, one genomic window encodes:
- the LOC142471162 gene encoding uncharacterized protein F54H12.2-like — MAFIHTNSIECAKSELDIFEIQPTQTSIEKSLYVEIQPLAALSETAPLEFYIAGNGEHYFDLNNTLIYITCKIVKQDNTPIADGARVSLINYPIATLFNQLDVTLGDRLISQSNNLYAYRAYIETILNYSADALSTQFTTGLFYKDTAGQHQTRTVGGDNHGFTKRSQMTERGKAVELLGHLHSDIFFQEKLILNGLDLKIKLTRNKDTFCLMSAEAEPFKIQILNASLFVKRVQIAPAVRIGHAQGLLSGNAKYTIDRVGMKIYSIAVGSRVCNLENLFLGQLPKLVIIGFVDNDAFSGAYDKNPLCFKHNHVNFAALYLDGEQIPTKPFQPDFENANSIREYMALVQIAGKQNADAGFLINREEYVEGYTLFAFDLSPDQERGGHFSLIRNGNLRAEIRFSRALDRTVNIIVYGVFDNVIEINQRREVLYDFL, encoded by the coding sequence ATGGCGTTTATTCACACCAACTCCATAGAATGTGCTAAATCTGAACTGGATATCTTTGAAATACAGCCTACACAGACGAGCATAGAAAAAAGTCTGTATGTGGAAATACAACCGTTGGCCGCCCTTTCAGAAACGGCACCGTTGGAGTTTTATATCGCTGGCAACGGGGAACATTATTTCGACCTCAATAATACTTTGATTTACATTACGTGTAAAATCGTCAAACAGGACAATACACCGATTGCAGATGGAGCACGCGTGAGTCTAATCAATTATCCGATAGCAACGCTTTTCAATCAGTTAGATGTAACTttgggggacagactcatatcgCAATCCAATAATCTGTACGCATATCGGGCGTATATTGAAACAATTCTGAACTATAGCGCTGATGCATTATCCACGCAGTTTACCACCGGTTTATTTTACAAGGATACAGCGGGGCAACACCAAACCCGCACAGTGGGTGGTGATAACCATGGTTTTACAAAGCGTTCCCAAATGACAGAACGTGGTAAAGCCGTAGAATTACTGGGACATCTACATAGCGATATATTTTTTCAAGAGAAACTTATACTGAACGGTCTGGACTTAAAAATTAAACTCACTAGAAATAAAGATACATTttgtttaatgtctgctgaggCTGAGCCGTTTAAGATTCAAATTCTAAACGCGTCGCTGTTTGTCAAAAGGGTGCAAATTGCGCCGGCAGTGCGCATAGGTCATGCGCAGGGGCTTTTAAGCGGCAACGCAAAATACACTATCGACCGTGTGGGGATGAAAATTTATAGCATCGCGGTCGGAAGTCGCGTATGCAATCTAGAAAACCTGTTTTTGGGTCAATTACCCAAACTGGTCATTATAGGATTCGTTGATAATGACGCTTTTTCTGGTGCTTACGATAAAAACCCCCTTTGTTTCAAACACAACCATGTGAATTTTGCAGCGCTGTATTTAGACGGCGAACAAATACCGACAAAACCGTTTCAACCAGACTTTGAGAATGCTAATTCTATTAGAGAATACATGGCCCTGGTACAAATTGCCGGTAAACAAAATGCAGACGCTGGATTTCTCATTAATCGTGAAGAGTATGTTGAGGGGTACACGCTATTTGCGTTTGATTTGTCACCCGATCAGGAACGCGGTGGTCACTTCTCACTAATTCGCAATGGAAACCTGAGGGCTGAAATACGCTTTTCAAGGGCTCTGGATAGAACCGTTAATATTATTGTGTACGGCGTTTTTGATAACGTTATTGAGATAAATCAGAGAAGAGAAGTGTTATATGACTTtctctga